A genome region from Tumebacillus sp. BK434 includes the following:
- the cysS gene encoding cysteine--tRNA ligase, with amino-acid sequence MSIQVYNSLTRQKEPFQSLEPGKVKMYVCGPTVYNYFHIGNARPFVVFDMIRRYFEYKGYEVNYVQNFTDVDDKIIKRGQEEGLTPQEVADKYIDSYYADADALHVRRATAHPRVTEEMGEIIAFIEDLISRGHAYEAQGDVYFDTTTFEGYGKLSGQTLENLIAGARVEVSDLKRHQTDFALWKSAKQGEIAWESPWGPGRPGWHIECSAMSMKYLGEQIDIHGGGVDLTFPHHENELAQTEACTHKPFATYWMHNAFVNLGNEKMSKSTGNFLTARDLLQKYDGSVLRFLLLSAHYRNPVNFSEELAENAKAGYERITTAMLNLKHRVESAAEGHADTVDADKYRAAFEAAMNDDFNSADAITAIFDLVSDANVYLRGEQVERGALLAYLQLIEEFLAVLALAPADEEAGLDAQVDALIQERNEARTSKNWARADEIREELTAMGIVLEDTPQGVRWKRK; translated from the coding sequence ATGTCAATACAAGTCTATAACTCATTGACACGTCAAAAAGAGCCGTTTCAAAGCTTGGAGCCTGGCAAAGTCAAAATGTACGTGTGCGGCCCGACCGTCTATAACTATTTTCATATTGGCAATGCGCGGCCGTTCGTCGTGTTCGATATGATCCGCCGCTATTTTGAATATAAAGGTTATGAAGTCAATTATGTGCAGAACTTTACCGATGTCGATGACAAGATCATCAAGCGCGGTCAAGAAGAGGGTCTGACGCCGCAGGAAGTCGCCGACAAATACATCGACAGCTACTATGCCGATGCGGACGCGCTGCATGTGCGCCGCGCCACCGCCCATCCGCGGGTGACCGAAGAGATGGGGGAGATCATCGCTTTTATCGAGGACCTGATCTCGCGCGGCCATGCCTACGAAGCGCAAGGCGATGTCTATTTTGACACGACGACGTTCGAAGGTTACGGCAAGCTGTCCGGCCAGACGCTGGAGAACCTGATCGCCGGAGCCCGCGTGGAAGTGAGCGACCTGAAGCGCCACCAGACCGACTTTGCGCTGTGGAAATCGGCGAAGCAAGGTGAGATCGCCTGGGAGTCGCCGTGGGGTCCGGGCCGCCCGGGCTGGCACATCGAGTGCTCCGCGATGAGCATGAAATACCTCGGCGAGCAGATCGACATCCATGGCGGCGGCGTCGACCTGACCTTCCCGCACCATGAGAATGAGCTGGCCCAGACGGAAGCTTGCACGCACAAGCCGTTCGCCACCTATTGGATGCACAACGCTTTTGTGAACCTCGGCAATGAGAAGATGTCCAAGTCGACCGGCAATTTCCTGACCGCCCGCGACCTGCTGCAAAAATATGACGGGTCGGTGCTGCGCTTCCTGCTCTTGTCGGCGCACTACCGCAACCCGGTCAATTTTTCCGAAGAGCTGGCGGAGAATGCGAAGGCAGGCTATGAGCGGATCACGACGGCGATGCTGAACCTGAAACACCGAGTAGAGAGCGCAGCGGAAGGTCATGCTGATACTGTGGACGCTGACAAATACCGCGCGGCATTTGAAGCGGCGATGAACGACGATTTCAACTCCGCCGATGCGATCACGGCGATCTTTGACCTCGTGTCGGATGCCAATGTGTATCTGCGGGGTGAGCAGGTGGAGCGCGGGGCGCTGCTTGCGTATCTGCAGCTGATCGAAGAGTTCCTCGCGGTGCTGGCGCTGGCGCCGGCCGATGAGGAAGCCGGGCTGGATGCGCAGGTGGATGCGTTGATCCAAGAGCGCAACGAAGCCCGCACGTCGAAAAACTGGGCCCGTGCCGACGAGATCCGCGAAGAGCTGACCGCGATGGGCATCGTGCTGGAAGACACGCCGCAGGGTGTGCGCTGGAAACGGAAGTGA
- the cysE gene encoding serine O-acetyltransferase has protein sequence MFRRMREDIQVIFDRDPAARSALEVVLTYSGLHAIWAYRLSNWLWKANLRTLARLNSQLARWVTGIEIHPGATIGRRLFIDHGMAVVIGETAEIGNDCTLYQGVTLGGTGKEKGKRHPTLGDNVLVASGAKVLGSFTIGAGSKIGAGSVVLREVPPNSTVVGIPGKVVIQDGRRVDDMEQCNLPDPVAEQIKQLQQQIDDLKHELETLRRQEGGVRDVNTSL, from the coding sequence ATGTTCAGACGGATGCGCGAAGATATCCAAGTCATTTTTGACCGTGACCCGGCGGCGCGGTCCGCATTGGAAGTGGTGTTGACCTACTCGGGGCTGCACGCGATATGGGCGTATCGCCTGTCCAATTGGCTGTGGAAAGCCAACCTGCGCACACTGGCCCGCCTGAACTCGCAACTGGCGCGCTGGGTGACCGGGATCGAGATCCATCCGGGAGCGACGATCGGACGTCGCCTGTTCATCGACCATGGGATGGCTGTGGTGATCGGGGAGACGGCGGAGATCGGGAATGACTGCACGCTGTATCAGGGTGTGACGCTGGGCGGCACGGGCAAAGAGAAAGGCAAACGCCATCCGACGCTCGGCGACAATGTGCTGGTCGCATCGGGCGCAAAAGTGCTCGGATCGTTCACGATCGGCGCAGGCTCGAAAATCGGCGCCGGGTCGGTCGTGCTGCGCGAAGTGCCGCCCAACTCAACGGTGGTCGGCATCCCGGGCAAAGTGGTCATTCAGGACGGCCGTCGCGTGGACGATATGGAGCAGTGCAACTTGCCCGACCCTGTGGCCGAACAGATCAAACAGCTGCAGCAACAGATCGATGACTTGAAGCACGAATTGGAAACACTACGCAGACAAGAAGGAGGAGTGCGCGATGTCAATACAAGTCTATAA
- the gltX gene encoding glutamate--tRNA ligase, which translates to MTMTVRLRYAPSPTGHLHIGGARTALFNYLYAKKHGGTYILRIEDTDQARNKENAEQGFMKGFRWLGLNWDEGPEAGGEYGPYSCMERLDIYQQRIDRLLESGQAYACYCTEEELEAEREELMAKGELPRYLGKCRHLTAEDRAQHESAGRKRTIRFRVPEDKIYSFHDMIRGTVEFESNGIGDFVIVKSDGIPTYNFAVTVDDALMKITHVARGEEHLSNTPRQLMIYEAFGWTQPEFAHLPLILNETGKKLSKRDESIVQFIEQYEELGYLPEAINNFLALLGWSPTVEQEIFSLDELVEQFSFDRVSKSGAIFDKDKLAWMNGQYIKAADLDRIVDLAIPFLQSAGRIGTDFDRAWVAQLVALYKDGMLAVSEIVTLSEMFFTDGVAYDEEAQAVLAEETAPIVLKAFRDKVLALETYTADTIQAALKEVQKETGIKGKGLFMPTRVAATGQLHGRDLNQTLALLGQAKVAERIGKLIEL; encoded by the coding sequence CTGACAATGACGGTACGTTTACGTTATGCACCAAGTCCGACCGGACATTTACATATCGGCGGCGCGCGCACCGCGCTGTTCAACTATCTGTACGCCAAGAAACACGGCGGCACTTACATCCTGCGCATCGAGGACACCGACCAGGCGCGCAACAAAGAGAACGCGGAGCAAGGCTTTATGAAAGGCTTCCGCTGGCTCGGCCTGAACTGGGATGAAGGCCCGGAAGCGGGCGGCGAATACGGCCCGTACTCCTGCATGGAGCGCCTCGACATCTACCAGCAGCGCATCGACCGGCTGCTGGAAAGCGGACAAGCGTACGCCTGCTACTGCACGGAAGAAGAGCTGGAAGCGGAGCGCGAAGAGCTGATGGCCAAAGGCGAACTGCCGCGCTACCTCGGCAAATGCCGCCATCTGACGGCGGAAGACCGCGCGCAGCACGAGAGCGCCGGCCGCAAGCGGACGATCCGTTTCCGCGTGCCGGAAGACAAGATCTACTCCTTCCATGACATGATCCGCGGCACGGTGGAATTCGAATCGAACGGCATCGGCGATTTTGTCATCGTCAAATCGGACGGCATCCCGACCTACAACTTTGCCGTCACCGTCGATGATGCGCTGATGAAGATCACCCACGTCGCACGCGGTGAAGAGCATCTCTCCAACACCCCGCGCCAGCTGATGATCTACGAAGCGTTCGGCTGGACGCAGCCGGAGTTCGCGCACCTGCCCCTGATCCTGAACGAGACCGGCAAGAAGCTGTCCAAGCGCGACGAGTCGATCGTTCAATTCATCGAGCAGTACGAAGAGCTCGGCTACCTGCCGGAAGCGATTAACAACTTCCTGGCGCTGCTGGGCTGGTCCCCGACCGTTGAGCAGGAGATCTTCTCGCTGGACGAACTGGTCGAACAGTTCTCCTTCGACCGCGTGTCCAAGTCCGGAGCGATTTTTGACAAAGACAAGCTGGCGTGGATGAACGGCCAGTACATCAAGGCGGCCGACCTCGACCGCATCGTCGACCTCGCCATCCCGTTCCTGCAGTCGGCCGGCCGCATCGGCACCGACTTCGACCGCGCATGGGTCGCGCAGCTCGTCGCCCTGTACAAAGACGGGATGCTCGCCGTTTCAGAAATTGTGACCCTGTCGGAGATGTTCTTCACCGATGGAGTTGCATACGATGAAGAAGCGCAAGCGGTCTTGGCGGAAGAGACGGCTCCGATCGTGCTGAAAGCGTTCCGCGACAAAGTGCTGGCGCTGGAAACGTACACCGCCGACACGATCCAAGCGGCGCTGAAAGAAGTGCAAAAAGAGACCGGCATCAAAGGCAAAGGGCTGTTCATGCCGACCCGCGTGGCGGCGACCGGCCAGCTGCACGGCCGCGACCTCAACCAGACCCTCGCGCTGCTCGGCCAGGCAAAAGTGGCGGAGCGCATCGGGAAGTTGATCGAACTGTAA
- the ispD gene encoding 2-C-methyl-D-erythritol 4-phosphate cytidylyltransferase, whose product MHTEVIVVAAGSGSRMGSDIKKQYLPLAGAPILIRTLQALAACSAVDRMVLVVSEDDREYVHTLCREHDIAKIGAIVAGGRERQDSVRQGLAALDGQTELVAVHDAARPLVTAEEVEQVLAAARAGGAATLGVPLKDTIKRVEGTRVQETLPRSELFAVHTPQAFHRSILEAAHQRSFLAGGSSTDDASLVEAAGVSVQMVEGRYTNLKITTPDDLVIAEALWKAKGEHVR is encoded by the coding sequence ATGCATACAGAAGTGATTGTAGTCGCGGCCGGCAGCGGTTCGCGCATGGGCAGCGACATCAAGAAACAATACCTGCCGCTGGCAGGTGCACCGATCCTGATCCGCACGCTGCAGGCGCTCGCCGCCTGTTCGGCAGTCGATCGGATGGTTCTCGTCGTCTCGGAAGATGATAGGGAGTATGTACATACGTTGTGCCGGGAGCACGACATTGCGAAAATCGGCGCGATCGTCGCCGGGGGCCGGGAACGGCAAGACTCGGTGCGGCAGGGACTGGCCGCTTTGGATGGCCAGACGGAACTGGTCGCCGTCCACGATGCGGCGCGTCCGCTCGTCACCGCAGAAGAGGTGGAGCAAGTGCTGGCCGCAGCCCGAGCTGGCGGCGCGGCGACGCTTGGCGTGCCGCTCAAAGACACGATCAAGCGCGTCGAAGGCACGCGGGTCCAAGAGACGTTGCCGCGCAGTGAGCTGTTTGCTGTGCACACACCGCAGGCGTTTCACCGCTCGATCCTGGAAGCTGCCCATCAGAGATCGTTTCTGGCGGGCGGCAGCAGCACCGATGACGCCTCGCTCGTCGAAGCGGCGGGCGTGTCGGTGCAGATGGTCGAAGGGCGCTACACCAATTTGAAAATCACCACGCCGGACGATCTGGTGATCGCCGAGGCGTTATGGAAAGCGAAAGGGGAACATGTGCGATGA
- the ispF gene encoding 2-C-methyl-D-erythritol 2,4-cyclodiphosphate synthase, which produces MMRVGMGYDVHQLVEGRDLILGGVLIPHEKGLLGHSDADVLLHAIKDALLGAIAEGDIGKHFPDTDPRFKGADSVRLLQHVWGMVKERGYALANLDCVVMAERPKLRPYIDEMRGVIARELEAELGQVNVKATTNEKLGFVGREEGMAAQAVVLLVKQS; this is translated from the coding sequence ATGATGCGAGTGGGCATGGGCTATGATGTGCACCAACTGGTCGAAGGGCGCGACCTGATCCTGGGCGGTGTGCTGATTCCACATGAAAAAGGGCTGCTCGGCCATTCCGATGCGGACGTTTTGCTGCATGCGATCAAAGACGCGCTGCTCGGCGCGATCGCCGAGGGCGATATCGGCAAGCATTTTCCGGATACGGACCCGCGTTTCAAAGGGGCAGACTCGGTCCGGCTGCTCCAACACGTCTGGGGCATGGTCAAAGAGCGCGGCTATGCGCTGGCCAACCTCGACTGTGTTGTGATGGCGGAGCGTCCGAAATTGCGTCCGTACATCGATGAGATGCGCGGCGTGATCGCCCGCGAGCTGGAAGCGGAGCTCGGGCAGGTCAACGTCAAAGCGACGACGAACGAAAAACTCGGCTTTGTCGGCCGCGAAGAAGGCATGGCAGCCCAAGCGGTGGTGCTTCTCGTCAAACAATCCTAA